GAACCAAAACCAGCTCCAGCTCCCGAACCAAAACCAGCTCCAGCTCCCGAACCAAAACCAGCTCCAGCTCCCGAACCAAAACCAGCTCCAGCTCCCGAACCAAAACCAGCTCCAGCTCCCGAACCAGTTTCACCTGA
This is a stretch of genomic DNA from Thermoproteota archaeon. It encodes these proteins:
- a CDS encoding TetR/AcrR family transcriptional regulator, which translates into the protein MFLLTSGETGSGAGAGFGSGAGAGFGSGAGAGFGSGAGAGFGSGAGAGFGS